The genomic DNA AGGGGCAAGAACTATTTACCGGCTTCAAACCTGTTATGTAATGCTGCTTCGATGCGGTGATTCAAGCGCTTGAACAAAAAATGCCAGCCCTGGAATCCAGGGCTGGCCCGTGTTGCTATCTGTCATTATGATGGTTGCTCCGAACAGGTTGACTCCTGTGCTCATTCTGCTTTTTCACGGTTTCAACAGGATTGTACTCTTTCCCGAACTCGGTATCGATCGGTTTATTCCGTCCACTCTGTTCCGGGTTGTGTTGATCGGATCGCTTCTTCAATGAAGGGTCCCCCCTACCGTCGAAGGATCATGCTCAAGGAGGATCATTTCATTCTGAAGATGCTGCACCTGAAGCCGCATCCTGTGAAGCTGTTCACGCTGCTGGGCATTGGCGCTTTGTGACAGCTGTGCAAGGTCATTGACCGATTCCTCGATCTTTAGCATGGCCTGCGTATAATCACTGTCACTGTAATGTTCCTGTCCGAGACCGGCCTGGTACTGCTTCTGACCTTCGCGGATGGCGTCTTCACACTTCTGGATACACTCGTCGATTGATTGCCTCGTTGCCATCTGAACATCCCCCTGCCTATTTAGTGCTTTCGGGAAGTACTTCCCATCCCTTAGTGTGAGCCTGCTCACCCATTTCAAAAGTGGTAAACTTCGCCTTTTGGTTCCCCGAGGATTCATTCTCCCCCTCTTTCATGTTAAAATCTCTATGATGAACCACAGAAATCGACGAATCAGGAGGTGTTTGCCATCG from Rossellomorea marisflavi includes the following:
- a CDS encoding glycogen biosynthesis protein GlgD, with translation MKKRSDQHNPEQSGRNKPIDTEFGKEYNPVETVKKQNEHRSQPVRSNHHNDR
- a CDS encoding YtzC family protein, translated to MATRQSIDECIQKCEDAIREGQKQYQAGLGQEHYSDSDYTQAMLKIEESVNDLAQLSQSANAQQREQLHRMRLQVQHLQNEMILLEHDPSTVGGTLH